A single Salmo trutta chromosome 14, fSalTru1.1, whole genome shotgun sequence DNA region contains:
- the LOC115207420 gene encoding 60S acidic ribosomal protein P2 has product MRYVSAYLLAVLGGNTSPSSKDIKTILGSVGIEAEDERLDKVVNELNGKDINEVMNSGLSKLASVPAGGAVAAPAAAGSAAAGVSPTAAEEKKEEKEESEEGSDDDMGFGLFD; this is encoded by the exons ATGCGTTACGTGTCCGCTTACCTCCTGGCTGTGCTCGGTGGCAACACCAGCCCCTCCTCCAAGGATATCAAGACCATTTTGGGGAGTGTAGGAATCGAGGCCGAAGATGAGCGCCTAGACAAG GTTGTCAATGAATTGAATGGAAAAGACATCAATGAAGTCATGAACTCTG GTCTCTCTAAATTGGCCTCCGTGCCAGCAGGTGGTGCTGTGGCGgctcctgctgctgctgggtCTGCTGCAGCTGGAGTTTCTCCTACTGCTG cggaagagaaaaaggaggagaaagaggaatcTGAAGAGGGATCTGATGATGACATGGGATTTGGACTCTTTGATTAA
- the LOC115207422 gene encoding uncharacterized protein LOC115207422, whose translation MKLLPGNFKSWCPLKIVSPCNIAVWQSEQCLVKRPCPVSTPHCAGWGRNSTQFPLLLLLSLCLYLSLWKMKYANNRDMKHPLVRMRNVHSQSSLGSDTDSQPVLKEEEEEVTLEEEKEREEEKKGDVLTDSELDPELPEEYSHGLEDLRWNLSSLEKAVYLSLPPWVQRALLCNLMAKCGVNNSFFPARLLSYLLLPYILPASIFLHVNYRVLCWLRQVPGKWLWPGVEMVVPFLLKLSHPRKNLMHRLWPSGPVRFWPGVPARLWPCNPVRLWPCNPVRLWPYNLIRLWPLRFLASTKETHTQFKSAEDPPPQQRRRSVLRFQLSTTSTHYTTETPNTPTESHPDPLGFCLLFNLELAMDNQPNQPNNQSLLHHSERLLPLEYGPCIKEEALASPHISYMGVEEEEERISQGGDEVEEGLALLRSLPVECANTGY comes from the exons ATGAAACTGTTGCCAGGGAATTTCAAGTCATGGTGTCCACTAAAAATAGTTTCACCTTGCAACATTGCAGTCTGGCAGTCCGAACAGTGCCTGGTCAAACGTCCCTGTCCAGTGTCCACTCCACACTGTGCTGGTTGGGGGAGGAACTCGACCCAATTTCCCCTGCTCCTACTTCTCTCCTTGTGCCTGTATCTATCTCTCTGGAAAATGAAATATGCTAATAACAGAG ATATGAAGCACCCTCTAGTAAGGATGAGAAACGTTCATTCCCAGTCCTCTCTGGGGAGTGACACCGACTCGCAGCCTGTcctgaaagaagaggaggaggaggtaacactagaggaggagaaagagagggaagaggagaaaaaAGGGGACGTATTGACGGACTCAGAGCTGGATCCAGAGTTGCCTGAGGAGTATTCCCATGGCCTGGAGGACCTGAGGTGGAACCTGAGCTCTCTAGAGAAGGCTGTATATCTCAGCCTGCCACCGTGGGTCCAGAGAG CATTGCTGTGCAACCTCATGGCTAAATGTGGTGTAAACAACTCATTCTTCCCAGCCCGTCTGCTGTCCTACCTGCTGCTGCCCTACATACTGCCAGCCTCTATCTTTCTCCATGTCAACTACAG GGTGCTGTGTTGGCTCCGCCAAGTCCCAGGGAAGTGGCTGTGGCCGGGTGTCGAAATGGTTGTGCCATTCCTTCTAAAGCTCTCTCACCCCAGGAAGAACCTCATGCACAG GTTGTGGCCCTCTGGTCCTGTCAGATTTTGGCCTGGTGTTCCTGCCAGGTTGTGGCCCTGCAATCCTGTCAGGTTGTGGCCCTGCAATCCTGTCAGGTTGTGGCCCTACAATCTTATCAGGTTGTGGCCCCTACGCTTTCTGGCATCTACCAAAGAAACACATACACAGTTTAAGAGTGCAGAGGATCCTCCTCCACAGCAGCGCCGTCGCTCCGTCCTGCGGTTCCAGCTGTCCACCACCAGCACCCATTACACAACCGAGACCCCCAACACCCCAACCGAGAGCCACCCTGACCCCCTGGGCTTCTGCCTCCTCTTCAACCTGGAACTAGCGATGGACAACCAGCCCAATCAGCCCAACAACCAGTCTCTACTCCACCATAGCGAGAGGCTGCTGCCACTGGAGTATGGCCCCTGCATAAAGGAAGAGGCCCTGGCCTCCCCACACATCTCCTACAtgggggtggaggaagaggaggagaggatctcTCAGGGAGGGGATGAGGTGGAGGAAGGGTTAGCTCTCCTCCGCAGCCTTCCTGTGGAGTGTGCCAATACTGGCTACTAA
- the LOC115207423 gene encoding uncharacterized protein LOC115207423, with amino-acid sequence MEVTEKKMPKQAQLLSLGRKDTSHLLEVYVKRSISLSDGTCEDQRSPTKPRKWVTLSEKRRRVHRHSMDSLVTLGPSKLDKGDATSTPPHEGFVIPNVAPVEIPGPADIPEIDASTELENKSKEGKKKTKRPSLWKSFLGFFSKKGSDQKDEHESGTETAGQSQGNKSIKKQWRSMRRLPLRKIKSDSLRGSVRRSSARNRANTTEITGVESVVSVVLTDSYYEKVSEELEKIVSEEKETDTASTDEDVIKRLIVLMKQQGDVIDNKLKENPSLSTFFQKLSYSTFQQLADTYVETETPTGQSRQTPHSVGPGPVNAPELVKLAFTLDFTARVACLSRQSTGHIMGLGNRYLEDRFTQTPEVNPDQTLYNQDGPNH; translated from the exons ATGGAGGTTACAGAAAAGAAGATGCCCAAACAGGCCCAACTGCTCTCTCTTGGCCGCAAGGACACCAGTCACCTCTTGGAAGTGTATGTGAAGCGCAGCATCAGTTTAAGTGATGGGACATGTGAGGACCAGAGGTCACCAACAAAGCCTCGGAAGTGGGTGACACTGTCAGAGAAACGCAGAAGAGTCCACCGGCATTCTATGGACTCCTTGGTCACCTTAGGGCCCAGCAAACTTGACAAGGGCGATGCTACCAGCACACCACCCCACGAGGGCTTTGTTATACCAAATGTGGCTCCTGTAGAAATCCCAGGGCCTGCTGATATTCCTGAGATTGATGCGTCTACTGAACTGGAGAATAAGTCTAAAGAGGGAAAGAAGAAGACCAAAAGGCCCTCTCTCTGGAAAAGTTTTCTGGGTTTCTTCTCGAAGAAGGGGAGTGACCAGAAAGATGAGCATGAGTCTGGTACAGAGACTGCTGGACAGTCACAAGGAAACAAATCCATAAAAAAGCAATGGCGCTCCATGAGGAGACTACCTCTGAGAAAAATAAAGAGTGACAGCCTCAGAGGGTCTGTGAGGAGATCATCGGCTCGGAACAGGGCCAACACTACAGAAATAACTGGAGTTGAAT CGGTTGTGAGTGTGGTGCTTACAGACTCGTACTATGAGAAAGTGTCAGAAGAGCTGGAGAAGATTGTGTctgaggagaaagagacagacacagcTTCTACAGATG AGGACGTCATCAAAAGGTTAATTGTTCTGATGAAGCAGCAAGGAGACGTCATTGATAACAAG CTAAAGGAGAACCCCAGCCTGAGCACATTCTTCCAGAAGCTGTCCTACAGTACCTTCCAGCAGTTAGCTGATACGTATGTGGAGACAGAGACCCCTACAGGCCAGAGCCGCCAGACACCACACAGTGTTGGGCCCGGGCCCGTCAATGCCCCGGAGCTGGTCAAGCTGGCCTTCACTCTGGACTTCACAGCCAGGGTGGCCTGTCTCTCCAGACAATCCACAGGACACATCATGGGCCTGGGCAACCGCTACTTAGAGGACCGCTTCACCCAGACACCAGAG GTTAATCCAGATCAGACGTTGTATAACCAGGATGGTCCTAATCATTGA